Sequence from the Desulfovibrio sp. genome:
GGGGTTGGTTTGCCGTCCTTGCGGTCGGCAGCAGCCTGGGGCTTGCGCCAGAGAATCAGGCAGGCGAGCACAGCGCCCACAAATATGGCCGAATCGGCCACGTTAAAGGCAGGCCAGTGCCAGTCGCCCCAATAAACATCCAGAAAGTCCACCACAGCGCGGAAGCGCACGCGGTCAACCAGATTGCCCAGCGCGCCGCCCATCACCAGGCCCAGAGCCGTAAACAGCCAGGGGTCTTCGTCAGAGCTGCGCACAAGCATGATTATGGCCCACACCGCCACAACCGTGGCGACGAGAAACAGCCAGAACTGCCACTCGATG
This genomic interval carries:
- the lspA gene encoding signal peptidase II, with protein sequence MPRRYRILGIAAIVAMVLDQASKWAVMQFIPEHRPITVIAGLFDLVNIRNRGAAFGFLNRSDIEWQFWLFLVATVVAVWAIIMLVRSSDEDPWLFTALGLVMGGALGNLVDRVRFRAVVDFLDVYWGDWHWPAFNVADSAIFVGAVLACLILWRKPQAAADRKDGKPTPGKGGTA